A section of the Lineus longissimus chromosome 1, tnLinLong1.2, whole genome shotgun sequence genome encodes:
- the LOC135486181 gene encoding protein Njmu-R1-like, with amino-acid sequence MADVGENQVTEEPTKSILKESSEKKNTISCHYALYTYHVNRPNCADTPEHSAAGEPSVADFLKKEATANGDFSTCKLSRKPRTPKSISSLSVIASDLSAEEETELRKLLARRITKGTVYAGAGAVVSVDLSSSLEEVENFDCYFSLLRQDKPAKQVVDCSPDVVCMREYVVCFLSNQDGGLELFRPELDKYSENLIPLLTNELTNLDTTIKDYLTNWHAEAVQYICRSVTALADNIQYIIHAALMGESDEFIDQEYKDDLVKDVHRFFDCCNLFESDNQSNSKTSSLTNSFDSLLVDVSAEVNMEKSQSQAHTKPVSPEILAKTNSHCSELNGGLSNKGTNKFCEDWAKSMQEQVDNNPVHLKQIIENHKLRVIQDMNHLKRLLRQAESDHYALFRAFIFLKTSNNGPILLHHAMFGEHTLHTPEATNVLTSLSQYIEEDQTVFS; translated from the exons ATGGCGGACGTGGGGGAAAATCAAGTGACAGAGGAGCCAACAAAGTCAATTTTGAAAGAGAGTTCTGAGAAGAAAAATACAATATCATGTCACTACGCATTGTACACATATCATGTTAACAG ACCTAATTGTGCAGACACTCCCGAGCACAGCGCTGCTGGTGAACCAAGCGTGGCAGACTTTCTGAAGAAGGAAGCAACCGCAAATGGAGACTTCAG TACGTGCAAATTATCCCGAAAACCAAGAACACCAAAATCTATCTCTAG CTTGTCCGTGATTGCCAGTGATTTGTCTGCAGAGGAAGAAACAGAGCTGCGAAAGTTGCTGGCACGTAGGATTACTAAGGGCACTGTGTATGCTGGGGCAGGGGCAGTGGTGTCTGTtgatttgag CTCATCACTAGAGGAGGTGGAGAACTTTGACTGTTACTTTAGTTTGCTCCGACAGGACAAGCCAGCCAAGCAAGTGGTTGATTGCAGCCCTGATGTCGTCTGTATGCGAGAATATGTGGTGTGCTTCCTTTCGAATCAGGATGGAGGATTGGAACT ATTTCGACCAGAACTTGATAAATACAGCGAGAACTTAATACCTTTACTGACTAATGAG CTGACCAACCTCGACACCACAATCAAAGATTATCTAACGAATTGGCATGCCGAAGCAGTTCAGTATATCTGTCGGTCTGTCACGGCCTTGGCTGACAATATACAGTATATAATACATGCA GCCCTGATGGGTGAAAGTGATGAGTTTATTGATCAAGAATACAAGGACGATCTCGTCAAAGATGTGCACAG GTTCTTCGACTGCTGCAACTTATTCGAATCTGACAACCAATCTAACAGTAAAACCAGCAGCCTCACCAACTCATTTGACTCTCTACTCGTGGACGTCTCTGCTGAAGTGAACATGGAGAAATCTCAGTCACAAGCACACACCAAGCCAGTGTCACCAGAGATACTGGCAAAAACAAACTCACACTGTTCAGAATTGAATGGTGGATTGTCAAACAAGG GAACAAATAAGTTTTGTGAAGATTGGGCCAAATCAATGCAAGAACAAGTTGACAATAATCCTGTTCATTTGAAACAGATTATAGAGAATCATAAATTAAGG GTCATCCAAGATATGAACCACCTGAAGAGGCTTCTTCGGCAGGCAGAATCGGACCATTACGCCTTATTCAGGGCGTTCATTTTCCTGAAGACGTCAAATAACGGACCAATCCTTCTGCACCACGCCATGTTCGGGGAGCACACGCTTCATACGCCCGAGGCCACCAATGTTCTCACCTCCCTCAGTCAATACATAGAAGAGGATCAGACAGTGTTCAGCTGA